From the Thermodesulfobacteriota bacterium genome, the window CGACTTCTTGAAGGGGCCGGGGATGCGTTTCATGTATCTCTGGATGCCGTAATCTACGCCCCGGTCGTGTTTCCCGGCAAGAGCCCGCAACCCCCCCCTCTACCAGCCCCACGGCGCCGTTATTCCGGCGGCGGGCCCGAAATATCTTGACATCTCCCGGTCTTATTTTATATGATTAAATGCTTAATTTTACCCTCAAATAGCTATGCTGGAAACCTTATCGGATAAACTGGCCCGCGTCCTGAAAAACGTGAGGGGCCAGGGAAAGCTCACCGAGGCGAACGTAGAGTCCGCCTTGAGGGAAGTAAAACTTTCTCTCCTTGAGGCGGACGTAAACTTCGCCGTGGTGAAGGACTTTATCGCCTCGGTAAAGGAGAAGGCGCTCGGCGAGGAGGTGCTCCTGAGCCTTACCCCCGGCCAGCAGTTCACGAGGGTCGTGCACGACGAGCTGGCCGCGCTGCTCGGAGGCGAGACCGCGGAGCTGGAACTCAAGGGCAGCCCCGCCGTACTGATGCTCGTCGGGCTGCAGGGCTCGGGAAAGACCACGACGACCGCCAAGCTCGCGAGACTTATAAAGTCCCGCGGCAGGGACCCGTTCATAGTACCGGCGGACCTCGCAAGACCGGCCGCCGTCGAGCAGCTTAAAAAACTCTCGGCCTCCATAAAGGTCGACTGCTTCGACGTGGGGGGGATGACGGACCCGCGCGAGATATGCCGTGAGGCCTTGAGGGTGGCCGGTATAAAGGGCTACGACACCATGCTGGTCGACACGGCCGGAAGGATGCACGTGGACGACGGGCTCATGGACGAGCTGAAGGAGCTTAAGAGGGTCCTCTCCCCGGTCGAGACACTCCTCGTAGCAGACGCGATGACCGGCCAGGACGCCGTCACCACGGCCGCGGGCTTTAACGACGCGGTGGGCATAACCGGCGTGATACTCACGAAGCTCGACGGGGACGCGCGTGGAGGGGCCGCGCTCTCGATGCGCATGGTCACCGGGAGCCCCATAAAGTTCGTAGGCCTCGGAGAGAAGGTCGATTCACTCGAGGTGTTCCACCCCGAAAGGCTCGCCGGAAGGATACTCGGCATGGGCGACGTCCTGACCCTCGCCGAAAAGGCCTATGAGGCCATTGACGAGAAGAAGGCGAAGGAGATCGAAAGGAAGATACGGAAAGACTCCTTTACGCTCCAGGACTTCAGGGACCAGCTCCGGCAGGTAAAGGGCATGGGCTCGCTCGACAGCGTGCTCTCCATGCTGCCCGGCTTCGACGCGATGAAGAAGTCCAAGGGGTTCAGCGTGGACGAGAAGGAGCTTGTGAGGACCGAGGCGATAATAGACTCGATGA encodes:
- the ffh gene encoding signal recognition particle protein, translating into MLETLSDKLARVLKNVRGQGKLTEANVESALREVKLSLLEADVNFAVVKDFIASVKEKALGEEVLLSLTPGQQFTRVVHDELAALLGGETAELELKGSPAVLMLVGLQGSGKTTTTAKLARLIKSRGRDPFIVPADLARPAAVEQLKKLSASIKVDCFDVGGMTDPREICREALRVAGIKGYDTMLVDTAGRMHVDDGLMDELKELKRVLSPVETLLVADAMTGQDAVTTAAGFNDAVGITGVILTKLDGDARGGAALSMRMVTGSPIKFVGLGEKVDSLEVFHPERLAGRILGMGDVLTLAEKAYEAIDEKKAKEIERKIRKDSFTLQDFRDQLRQVKGMGSLDSVLSMLPGFDAMKKSKGFSVDEKELVRTEAIIDSMTVKERLKPAILNARRRVRIAGGSGTRVQDVNRLIKQYAQMRKMMKKFKKGGMPDIRAFSG